The Vulpes lagopus strain Blue_001 chromosome 24, ASM1834538v1, whole genome shotgun sequence genome has a window encoding:
- the MMADHC gene encoding cobalamin trafficking protein CblD gives MATVLCNRARLVSYLPGFCSLVKRVVSPKAFSTAGSSGSDESHVATAPPDICSRTVWPDETMGPFGPQDQRFQLPGNIGFDCHLNGTTSQKKSQLHKTLPDVLAEPLSSERHEFVMAQYVNEFQGNNAPVEQEISSAETYFENAKVECAIQTCPELLRRDFESLFPEGATNKLMILTITQKTKNDMTVWSEEVENEREMLLEKFINGAKEICYALRAEGYWADFIDPSSGLAFFGPYTNNTLFETDERYRHLGFSVDDLGCCKVIRHRLWGTHVVVGSIFTNATPDSHIMKKLGGNQQ, from the exons ATGGCCACC gTGCTCTGTAATAGAGCCAGACTGGTTTCCTATCTCCCAGGATTTTGCTCTTTAGTTAAAAGGGTTGTCAGTCCCAAAGCCTTTTCAACTGCAGGATCTTCAGGTTCTGATGAGTCTCATGTGGCCACTGCACCGCCAGATATAT GCTCTCGAACAGTATGGCCTGATGAAACTATGGGACCATTTGGACCTCAGGATCAGAGATTCCAGCTTCCTGGGAACATAGGTTTTGATTGTCATCTCAATGGGACTACATCACAAAAGAAAAGCCAGCTTCATAAAACTTTACCTGATGTTCTAGCAGAACCTTTATCAAGTGAAAGGCACGAGTTTGTGATGGCACAGTATGTGAATGAATTTCAG GGTAATAATGCACCTGTTGAACAAGAAATCAGCAGTGCAGAAACTTACTTTGAAAATGCCAAAGTAGAGTGTGCGATCCAAACGTGTCCAGAATTGCTGCGAAGAG attttgagtCCCTGTTTCCAGAAGGAGCCACCAACAAACTAATGATTCTCACTATAACACAGAAAACTAAGAATGATATGACTGTTTGGAGCGAAGaggtagaaaatgaaagagaaatgcttTTAGAAAAG TTCATTAATGGCGCTAAGGAAATTTGCTATGCTCTTCGAGCTGAAGGCTATTGGGCTGACTTTATTGACCCATCATCTGGTTTGGCG TTTTTTGGACCATATACAAACAACACTCTTTTTGAAACAGATGAACGCTATCGACATTTAGGATTCTCTGTGGATGATCTTGGCTGCTGTAAAGTGATTCGTCATAGGCTCTGGGGTACCCATGTGGTTGTAGGAAGTATCTTCACTAATGCAACACCAGACAGCCATATTATGAAGAAATTAGGTGGAAACCAACAGTAA